In Alistipes ihumii AP11, a genomic segment contains:
- the ftsA gene encoding cell division protein FtsA: MENRVENGDYVVAIDLGTNTVVTVVGTKDEDGRIRIVDREVSPVQGMGMVRGEIKNIELVSQSIKATVAAIEQRQQIRITEAYAGVSGQHIRCVKHPYHVFSRGGEIRQEDVQHLHDSMRNVPAPEGEKILQIIPQSYVVDDEEETSSPVGTFGTKLASTFNILLGDSTAISRVEMALKRGGVAPLGLFLNAVASAEAVLSEDEKQEGVAVIDIGGGTTDVTVYEKNIIRHVGIVPMGGNVVNKDIRSYGILEKHVESLKTRYGGAMREKAQPDKFITTPGLSAKAPKEISCQNLAAIIEARMQDIIDFAVEEIKKSGYQNKLSAGVVLTGGGAQLRDLDALFKSYTGMDVRVAGPEAVLAADSPDEVTGPDMSTAVGILAKAFAEDRPARSARPKASSPRPVSGSYDATEPKAGVSRQKINDLYRNDAGASRYGQSVPGESVAEEEEEFEPKKAKKQKGSRGPGFFSKIKEKMINMFDEEIDDNEI; encoded by the coding sequence ATGGAAAACAGAGTGGAAAACGGAGATTACGTCGTTGCGATCGATTTGGGAACCAACACGGTGGTCACGGTCGTCGGTACGAAAGATGAGGACGGCCGGATCCGGATCGTGGACCGGGAGGTTTCCCCCGTGCAGGGGATGGGCATGGTCCGCGGCGAGATCAAGAACATCGAGCTTGTCTCGCAGAGCATCAAGGCAACCGTAGCGGCCATCGAGCAACGGCAGCAGATCCGGATCACGGAGGCTTACGCCGGCGTTTCGGGCCAGCATATCCGTTGCGTGAAACATCCGTACCATGTGTTCAGCCGGGGCGGCGAGATCCGTCAGGAGGACGTGCAGCATCTGCACGACAGCATGCGCAACGTGCCGGCTCCCGAGGGGGAAAAGATACTGCAGATCATTCCGCAGAGCTATGTCGTTGACGACGAGGAGGAAACCTCGAGCCCGGTGGGCACGTTCGGCACCAAACTCGCCTCGACGTTCAACATTCTGCTGGGCGACTCGACGGCGATCAGCCGGGTCGAGATGGCGCTCAAGCGCGGCGGAGTCGCTCCGCTGGGCCTGTTCCTGAATGCCGTGGCTTCGGCCGAGGCGGTGCTTTCCGAGGACGAAAAGCAGGAGGGCGTCGCCGTGATCGACATCGGGGGCGGCACGACCGACGTGACCGTCTACGAGAAGAATATCATCCGCCATGTCGGGATCGTTCCGATGGGCGGTAACGTGGTCAATAAGGATATCCGCTCCTACGGAATACTCGAGAAGCACGTCGAGAGCCTCAAGACCCGTTACGGCGGGGCGATGCGCGAGAAGGCCCAGCCCGACAAGTTCATCACCACGCCCGGCCTGAGCGCGAAGGCGCCCAAGGAGATTTCGTGCCAGAATCTGGCCGCGATCATCGAAGCCCGCATGCAGGATATCATCGATTTCGCGGTCGAGGAGATCAAAAAGTCGGGATACCAGAACAAACTCTCCGCAGGCGTCGTACTGACGGGCGGGGGCGCGCAGTTGCGCGATCTGGACGCGCTGTTCAAAAGCTATACGGGCATGGACGTCCGCGTGGCGGGCCCCGAGGCGGTGCTCGCGGCCGATAGCCCCGACGAGGTGACGGGCCCCGATATGTCTACGGCCGTCGGAATTCTGGCCAAGGCTTTCGCCGAAGACCGTCCGGCGCGTTCGGCCCGCCCGAAAGCTTCTTCGCCCCGTCCCGTTTCCGGTTCTTACGATGCGACCGAGCCCAAGGCCGGCGTCAGCCGGCAGAAGATCAACGATCTGTATCGGAACGACGCGGGAGCGTCCCGCTACGGACAGTCCGTTCCCGGCGAGTCCGTCGCAGAGGAGGAAGAGGAGTTCGAGCCGAAGAAGGCCAAGAAGCAGAAAGGAAGCCGGGGACCCGGATTTTTCTCCAAGATCAAGGAGAAAATGATCAACATGTTCGACGAGGAGATCGACGATAACGAGATTTAG
- the ftsZ gene encoding cell division protein FtsZ, giving the protein MPEVDKIIDFEIPKLSPSIIMVTGVGGGGSNAVNHMFEMEIADVSFMVCNTDPQALRNSPVPVKVRLGQNGLGAGNNPEKGRQAALESLDEIVEIYKREGTKMVFITAGMGGGTGTGAAPVIAKAARELGILTVAIVTIPFKTEGPKRMKQAYQGIDELRECVDSLLLINNENIQEIFGKLTLTEAFHKADDILATAAKGIAEVITRENTVNVDFADVQTVMTNSGVALMGSGRASGEDRAMAVANMALESPLLNHNDIAGAKNILINITSGEEEITLEETYMITEYIQERAGNNADIIWGAGKDDSLGSDIEVTIIATGFDYNQMNMVSYSPLQGYKDSLRKSVPTEEPGMQAEQEEPSVEPEAREPEGPFKTRIRKPVAPAAQPSAPEAPRPFERPAPRPAAPQAQNPFAAPVAQQTIASKRDKESDIDIDELENRPAFVRRNVKFVKDNSAEGGRSSRVALKDDSAPSDKTQNSSLFD; this is encoded by the coding sequence ATGCCCGAGGTAGATAAGATCATCGATTTTGAGATTCCGAAACTTTCCCCGTCCATTATTATGGTGACGGGCGTCGGCGGCGGCGGAAGCAATGCCGTCAATCACATGTTCGAAATGGAGATTGCCGACGTGTCGTTCATGGTGTGCAATACGGACCCTCAGGCGTTGCGCAACAGTCCGGTGCCGGTCAAAGTGCGCTTGGGCCAGAACGGGCTCGGAGCGGGCAACAATCCCGAGAAAGGACGGCAGGCGGCGCTGGAGAGTCTGGACGAGATCGTCGAGATTTACAAGCGCGAGGGGACGAAAATGGTCTTCATCACGGCCGGAATGGGCGGCGGCACGGGTACGGGAGCTGCTCCGGTCATTGCGAAAGCGGCCCGCGAACTGGGGATTCTGACTGTCGCGATCGTGACGATTCCGTTCAAGACCGAGGGGCCGAAGCGGATGAAGCAGGCTTATCAGGGTATCGACGAGCTGCGGGAGTGCGTCGACTCGTTGCTGCTGATCAACAATGAGAACATACAGGAGATTTTCGGCAAACTGACGCTGACCGAGGCGTTCCACAAGGCCGACGACATTCTGGCCACGGCGGCCAAGGGCATCGCCGAAGTCATCACGCGCGAAAACACCGTCAACGTGGACTTCGCCGACGTGCAGACCGTGATGACCAACAGCGGCGTCGCGCTGATGGGTTCGGGACGCGCGTCGGGCGAGGACCGGGCGATGGCGGTGGCCAACATGGCGCTCGAGTCGCCTCTGCTGAACCATAACGACATTGCCGGAGCGAAGAACATACTGATCAACATTACTTCGGGCGAGGAGGAGATCACGCTCGAGGAGACGTACATGATTACCGAGTACATTCAGGAGCGCGCCGGAAACAACGCCGACATCATCTGGGGCGCCGGCAAGGACGACTCGCTGGGCTCCGACATCGAGGTGACTATCATTGCGACCGGTTTCGACTACAACCAAATGAATATGGTGTCGTATTCGCCCCTGCAGGGCTATAAGGACTCGCTGCGCAAAAGCGTGCCGACCGAGGAGCCCGGGATGCAGGCGGAGCAAGAGGAACCGTCCGTCGAACCGGAGGCCCGCGAGCCGGAAGGTCCGTTCAAGACTCGGATCCGCAAGCCGGTCGCTCCGGCGGCGCAGCCGTCGGCTCCGGAAGCGCCCCGCCCGTTCGAACGGCCCGCTCCGAGACCGGCCGCGCCTCAGGCGCAAAATCCTTTCGCCGCTCCGGTCGCTCAGCAGACGATCGCTTCGAAGCGCGACAAGGAGTCCGATATCGATATCGACGAGCTGGAGAACCGTCCGGCTTTCGTGCGTCGTAACGTGAAGTTCGTCAAAGACAATTCGGCGGAGGGAGGACGCAGCTCGCGCGTGGCTCTCAAGGACGATAGCGCGCCGAGCGACAAGACCCAGAACAGCTCGCTGTTCGATTAG
- the gldE gene encoding gliding motility-associated protein GldE translates to MECIIQTVMFRPFTGHDVAVSIVIAVLLGCSALVSGSETAFFSLTPRNIAQLKTGRSRSGRAILKLLSVQEYLLATILIVNNLVNICIVILSNGLIDSLTDFGGAAGLEFVVKTVVVTFLLLLFGEIMPKIFASYNPLRVARMTSIPLLLLKSVFRPLAYVLIRSGSYINESVAKKRVNISIDELSNAIEMTTDQTVEERRMLSGIVGFVHTEVVEIMKPRVDIVALDLKDDFAEVRRVIIESGFSRIPVCEEGIDDVKGVLYVKDMLPYISHGDDFEWQHLIRRAYFVPEHKKINDLLEEFQNNKIHMAIVVDEYGSTLGLVSLEDILEEIVGEISDESDIEQSFYTKLSENTYLFDGKTHLNDFLKVLSFDEDYLDEAKGEAETLAGLMLEIRKDFLRRGETLAYRRLTLRVDAMDGRRIDKIRVTVADSED, encoded by the coding sequence ATGGAGTGTATCATACAAACCGTGATGTTTCGCCCGTTTACGGGCCACGACGTTGCCGTGTCGATCGTCATCGCGGTGCTGCTCGGCTGCTCCGCGCTGGTATCGGGTTCCGAGACGGCCTTTTTCTCGCTGACTCCGCGTAACATCGCTCAGCTCAAGACGGGTCGCAGCCGCAGCGGCCGGGCGATCCTGAAGTTGCTGTCGGTGCAGGAATATTTGCTGGCCACTATTCTGATCGTTAATAATCTGGTCAATATCTGCATCGTGATCCTGTCCAACGGACTGATCGATTCGCTGACGGATTTCGGCGGAGCGGCCGGGCTAGAGTTCGTCGTCAAGACGGTCGTCGTGACGTTTCTGCTGCTGCTTTTCGGCGAGATCATGCCCAAAATATTCGCGTCGTACAACCCCTTGCGCGTTGCCCGGATGACTTCGATTCCGCTTCTTTTGCTCAAGTCGGTCTTCCGTCCGCTGGCTTATGTGCTGATCCGTTCGGGAAGCTACATCAACGAGAGCGTGGCCAAGAAGCGGGTCAATATTTCGATCGACGAGCTGTCGAACGCCATCGAGATGACCACCGACCAGACCGTCGAGGAAAGACGGATGCTGTCCGGCATCGTCGGTTTCGTGCATACCGAAGTCGTCGAGATCATGAAGCCTCGCGTCGATATCGTCGCGCTCGATCTGAAGGACGATTTCGCCGAAGTCCGCCGCGTGATCATAGAGTCGGGCTTCTCGCGGATTCCGGTTTGCGAGGAAGGGATCGACGACGTGAAAGGCGTGCTTTACGTAAAGGACATGCTGCCCTATATTTCGCACGGCGACGACTTCGAGTGGCAGCACCTGATCCGCCGCGCCTATTTCGTGCCTGAGCATAAGAAGATCAACGATCTGCTCGAAGAGTTCCAGAACAACAAGATTCATATGGCGATCGTCGTCGACGAGTACGGGTCGACGCTCGGTCTGGTCTCGCTGGAGGATATTCTGGAAGAAATCGTCGGCGAGATTTCGGACGAGTCCGACATCGAGCAGTCGTTTTACACGAAGTTGTCCGAGAATACCTATCTGTTCGACGGCAAGACGCATCTGAACGATTTCCTGAAGGTGCTTTCGTTCGATGAAGACTATTTGGACGAGGCGAAAGGCGAAGCCGAGACGCTGGCCGGACTGATGCTCGAGATCAGGAAGGATTTTCTGCGCCGGGGCGAGACGCTCGCGTATCGCCGGCTGACTCTCCGTGTCGACGCGATGGACGGTCGCCGGATCGATAAGATACGGGTTACGGTCGCCGACTCGGAGGATTGA
- a CDS encoding enoyl-ACP reductase, with amino-acid sequence MSYNLLKGKKGLIFGALNENSIAWKVARRAVEEGAEIVLTNTAVSIRMGTINQLAEQCGTIVVPADATSVPDLERLIDRTMEHFGGKFDFILHSIGMSLNVRKGRKYDDLDYDYLAKTLDISAISFHKVIQVARKKDALNDWGSIVALTYIAAQRTLYGYNDMADAKALLESIARSFGYIYGREKHVRINTVSQSPTPTTAGSGVMGMGDLMDFADRTSPLGNATADDCAGYVLTLFSDLTRKVTMQNLYHDGGFSSMGMSRRAMKLYEKGLEVEYQDIKNKI; translated from the coding sequence ATGTCTTACAATTTGCTGAAAGGGAAGAAGGGGCTGATTTTCGGCGCCCTGAACGAGAATTCCATCGCATGGAAAGTGGCCCGGCGCGCCGTTGAGGAGGGAGCCGAGATCGTGCTGACGAACACGGCCGTATCGATCCGCATGGGCACGATCAACCAACTGGCCGAGCAGTGCGGCACGATCGTCGTACCGGCCGACGCCACGAGCGTGCCCGATCTGGAACGCCTCATCGACCGGACCATGGAGCACTTCGGCGGCAAGTTCGATTTCATCCTCCATTCGATCGGCATGTCCCTCAACGTACGAAAAGGACGCAAATACGACGATCTGGACTACGATTATCTGGCCAAGACGCTCGACATATCCGCCATTTCGTTCCACAAGGTCATTCAGGTGGCCCGCAAGAAAGACGCGCTGAACGACTGGGGGTCGATCGTCGCGCTGACGTATATCGCCGCCCAGCGCACGCTCTACGGATACAACGACATGGCCGACGCCAAGGCGCTGCTCGAGTCGATCGCCCGCAGCTTCGGCTATATCTACGGCCGCGAGAAGCACGTCCGCATCAATACGGTCTCGCAGTCGCCCACCCCGACGACGGCCGGCAGCGGCGTCATGGGAATGGGCGACCTGATGGATTTCGCCGACCGGACCTCGCCGCTGGGCAACGCCACGGCCGACGACTGCGCAGGCTATGTGCTCACGCTGTTCTCCGACCTGACGCGCAAGGTTACGATGCAGAATCTCTATCACGACGGGGGCTTCTCGAGCATGGGCATGAGCCGGCGGGCAATGAAGCTCTACGAGAAAGGGCTCGAAGTGGAATATCAGGATATCAAAAACAAGATATAG
- a CDS encoding energy transducer TonB: MDRETKPSQTPRPQPPRQPRARIPLPFEKRPFDAGSWAYEHRVGLCCMVIAYLAFGIVFVSAKIVLQQRVTYNTIYMDLTDLQAALPEEQEPEQRDERSDYRDVRNLVSDENGRNESVGERSASSGNLSEATEEFMESLDEEAAAVRGRMQASREAFERGRREEREMIARHKAQREAKDGEKPSGVKQKGRVLVSYSLPGRTDVYLHTPAYQCEGGGEVTVAITVNRNGKVTAASLKETTTSSNCINETAVTAARNSRFNVDGSAADRQSGTITYIFVPQ, encoded by the coding sequence ATGGACCGAGAGACAAAACCGTCACAAACGCCTCGTCCGCAGCCTCCCCGACAGCCCCGGGCACGCATTCCGCTGCCTTTCGAGAAACGCCCGTTCGACGCGGGCTCATGGGCTTACGAGCACCGGGTCGGGCTGTGCTGCATGGTCATTGCCTACCTGGCGTTCGGTATCGTGTTCGTTTCGGCCAAAATCGTTCTCCAGCAGCGCGTCACCTACAATACGATCTACATGGACCTGACCGATCTGCAGGCGGCTCTTCCCGAAGAGCAGGAGCCCGAGCAGCGGGACGAGCGCAGCGACTATCGCGACGTAAGGAATCTGGTCTCGGACGAGAACGGCCGCAACGAGTCGGTCGGAGAGCGGAGCGCGTCGTCGGGAAACCTTTCCGAAGCGACCGAAGAGTTCATGGAGAGCCTCGACGAGGAAGCCGCCGCCGTCCGGGGCAGAATGCAGGCCTCGCGCGAGGCGTTCGAGCGGGGCCGCCGCGAGGAGCGCGAAATGATCGCCCGGCACAAGGCCCAGCGGGAAGCCAAGGACGGAGAAAAGCCGAGCGGCGTGAAGCAGAAGGGACGCGTGCTGGTCTCCTACTCGCTGCCCGGACGGACGGACGTCTACCTGCACACGCCGGCCTACCAGTGCGAGGGAGGAGGCGAGGTCACCGTAGCGATCACCGTCAACCGCAACGGCAAGGTAACGGCAGCCTCGCTGAAGGAGACCACGACGTCGAGCAATTGCATCAACGAGACGGCCGTCACGGCCGCGCGCAATTCCCGGTTCAATGTCGACGGCTCGGCCGCCGACCGTCAGAGCGGGACCATCACCTATATCTTCGTACCGCAATAG
- a CDS encoding bifunctional UDP-3-O-[3-hydroxymyristoyl] N-acetylglucosamine deacetylase/3-hydroxyacyl-ACP dehydratase: MSHKQRTLKAPVVFRGKGLHTGLDVTMTINPADSGCGIRFRRIDLEGQPFVDALAENVVDTSRGTTIEKKGVRIGTIEHVMAALWGSGVDNAQIDIDAPETPILDGSALPFVEAIASAGTVEQPADRVYFHITEKTVYSIPERGVEIVAYPDDEFSVNVNVDFNSKIIGNQYARLDRMEDFAEQIAPCRTFVFLHELEPLINNNLIKGGDLDNAIVIVENRISDEELDRLSKIFDKRDVQVNEGYLNNLRLRFPNEPSRHKLLDMIGDLALIGQRIRGRIVAYKPGHAANTEFAKMIRKEIKRGGTRPMFRIDPAAKPLYDINQIKRLLPHRPPFLLVDKVMHLDSEHVVGFKNVTMNEPFFVGHFPDEPVMPGVLIVEAMAQCGGILALSSVPDPENYSTYFLKIDGVKFRDKVVPGDTLQFELTLAEPIRRGIVLMEAKAFVGNRFVTEALLMAQIAKNRVG; encoded by the coding sequence ATGTCGCACAAACAGAGAACATTAAAGGCTCCGGTTGTTTTCCGAGGAAAGGGACTGCATACGGGGCTCGATGTTACGATGACTATTAACCCGGCCGACTCCGGCTGCGGAATACGTTTCCGTCGAATCGATCTGGAAGGGCAGCCCTTCGTCGACGCGCTGGCGGAGAACGTAGTCGATACCTCGCGCGGAACCACGATAGAAAAGAAAGGCGTCCGGATAGGGACGATCGAGCATGTGATGGCGGCCCTGTGGGGTTCCGGCGTCGATAACGCGCAGATCGACATCGATGCGCCCGAAACCCCGATTCTCGACGGCTCGGCTCTTCCTTTCGTCGAGGCTATCGCTTCGGCGGGAACCGTCGAGCAGCCGGCCGACCGCGTCTATTTCCATATCACCGAGAAGACCGTTTATTCCATTCCCGAGCGCGGCGTGGAGATCGTCGCCTATCCCGACGACGAGTTTTCGGTCAACGTGAACGTCGATTTCAATTCCAAGATCATCGGGAATCAGTACGCGCGGCTCGACCGCATGGAGGATTTCGCCGAGCAGATCGCACCGTGCCGCACGTTCGTTTTTCTGCACGAACTGGAGCCTCTGATCAACAACAATCTGATCAAGGGCGGCGATTTGGACAACGCGATCGTTATCGTCGAGAACCGTATTTCGGACGAGGAGCTCGACCGTCTGTCGAAAATATTCGACAAGCGCGACGTGCAGGTCAACGAGGGTTATCTGAACAATCTGCGGCTGCGTTTTCCGAACGAACCTTCGCGGCATAAGCTGCTCGATATGATCGGCGATCTGGCGTTGATCGGGCAGCGCATCCGGGGACGCATCGTGGCCTACAAGCCGGGCCATGCGGCCAATACCGAGTTCGCGAAGATGATCCGCAAGGAGATCAAACGAGGCGGAACGCGCCCGATGTTCCGGATCGATCCGGCAGCCAAGCCTCTGTACGACATCAACCAAATCAAGCGCCTGTTGCCTCACCGTCCCCCGTTCCTGCTGGTGGACAAGGTGATGCATCTGGACAGCGAGCATGTGGTGGGGTTCAAGAACGTAACGATGAACGAACCGTTTTTCGTCGGCCATTTCCCCGACGAGCCGGTGATGCCGGGCGTGCTGATCGTCGAGGCGATGGCTCAGTGCGGCGGCATTCTGGCGCTCAGTTCCGTGCCCGACCCGGAGAACTATTCGACCTATTTCCTGAAGATCGACGGCGTGAAGTTCCGCGACAAGGTGGTGCCGGGCGATACGCTCCAGTTCGAGCTGACGCTCGCCGAGCCGATTCGGCGCGGCATCGTGCTGATGGAGGCCAAGGCATTCGTCGGCAACCGCTTCGTTACCGAGGCCCTGCTGATGGCGCAGATCGCCAAGAACAGGGTCGGTTAG
- the lpxA gene encoding acyl-ACP--UDP-N-acetylglucosamine O-acyltransferase — MISKSAHICEGAKLGKDVTVEPFAYIAADVEIGDGCWIGPGAVILDGARLGKNCKVHTAAVVAGLPQDLKFKGEYSTAVVGDNTTIRECATISRGTAAKGVTKVGSNTLIMAYVHVGHDCTVGDNCVLVNRVSLAGEVEVGDWAILGGHCAVHQFCRIGEHVMLSGGSLVSKDVPPFVKAAHNPLSFVGANFIGLRRRGFTADKINEIQEMFRILFQSGYAYSRACEVVETQMPRTPERDLVLDFIRSSKRGILKPFNPKKQNDEVE, encoded by the coding sequence ATGATAAGCAAATCAGCTCATATTTGTGAAGGTGCAAAGTTGGGAAAAGACGTGACCGTCGAACCTTTTGCATACATCGCTGCCGACGTCGAGATAGGCGACGGCTGCTGGATCGGCCCGGGTGCCGTGATTCTGGACGGCGCGCGTCTGGGAAAGAACTGCAAGGTGCATACGGCGGCTGTCGTGGCCGGTCTGCCTCAGGACCTGAAGTTCAAGGGCGAGTATTCGACGGCCGTGGTCGGCGACAATACGACGATTCGCGAGTGTGCAACGATCAGTCGGGGCACGGCGGCCAAGGGTGTGACCAAGGTCGGAAGCAATACGCTGATTATGGCTTATGTGCATGTAGGACATGACTGTACGGTCGGGGACAACTGCGTACTGGTCAACCGCGTTTCGCTGGCCGGCGAGGTGGAAGTGGGCGACTGGGCGATTCTGGGAGGCCACTGCGCCGTGCATCAGTTCTGCCGTATCGGCGAGCATGTGATGCTGAGCGGCGGGTCGCTCGTGAGCAAGGACGTGCCGCCGTTCGTGAAGGCGGCCCACAATCCGTTGTCGTTCGTCGGAGCGAACTTCATCGGTCTCCGCCGCCGGGGATTCACGGCCGACAAGATCAACGAGATTCAGGAGATGTTCCGTATCCTGTTCCAGTCGGGCTACGCTTACTCGCGCGCCTGCGAGGTGGTCGAGACGCAGATGCCCCGCACGCCCGAGCGCGATCTGGTGCTCGACTTCATCCGCTCTTCGAAGCGCGGCATCCTGAAGCCGTTCAATCCGAAAAAGCAGAACGACGAAGTCGAGTAG
- the rimP gene encoding ribosome assembly cofactor RimP: MDTERIREIAEQALSGTDRFVVGIRQLPSDEIEVTIDSDTTVGIDDCIALSRAVTGAFDRDAEDFALTVVSAGIGQPLVCERQYRKMVGREVDVVLRDGRKLTAEAKAFDGGALTLAYAEKVAVEGKKRRQSVIREETIPLDAIKRTAEHLNFR; the protein is encoded by the coding sequence ATGGATACGGAACGCATACGCGAGATCGCAGAGCAGGCGCTGTCGGGAACCGACCGGTTCGTCGTCGGAATCCGGCAATTGCCTTCCGACGAGATCGAGGTGACGATCGACAGCGATACGACCGTCGGAATCGACGACTGCATCGCCCTGAGCCGCGCCGTGACCGGGGCGTTCGACCGCGACGCGGAGGATTTCGCCCTGACGGTCGTTTCGGCGGGAATCGGGCAGCCGCTCGTTTGCGAGCGCCAGTACCGCAAGATGGTGGGGCGCGAAGTCGATGTCGTTTTGCGTGACGGTCGCAAGTTGACGGCCGAGGCGAAGGCGTTCGACGGCGGGGCTTTGACGCTGGCTTATGCCGAAAAGGTAGCCGTCGAGGGAAAGAAGCGCCGCCAGAGCGTGATCCGCGAGGAGACGATTCCGCTCGATGCGATCAAGAGGACGGCGGAGCACCTGAATTTCAGGTAG
- the nusA gene encoding transcription termination factor NusA: MDNLNLVSTFAEFKELKNIDKSTMIGVLEDVFRHLLIKTYETDENFDVIINPEKGDLEIWRNRTIVEDGTVENPNQQISLTDARKIDSTYEVGEEVAEEIKLADFGRRAVLSLRQNLASRIMDLEKANLFNKYTEKVGEIITGEVYQVWKKEILVLDDDDNELVLPKSEQIPSDFFRKGESVKAIVARVEMKNNSPYIVLSRTAPEFLERLFEMEVPEIYDGLITIKKIVRIPGERAKVAVESYDDRVDPVGACVGMKGSRIYSIVKELRNENIDVVNWTSNSQLLIQRALNPAKISSINLNEETKTAAVYLKPNEVSLAIGKGGLNIRLASMLTGYDIDVYRELEEEDVALDEFKDEIDEWIIDQLKGIGCDTAKSVLELSVEDLAKRTDLEVETVQEVVNILKSEFE; encoded by the coding sequence ATGGATAATCTCAATCTCGTAAGCACTTTCGCGGAATTCAAAGAGCTTAAAAACATCGACAAGAGCACGATGATCGGCGTTCTCGAGGACGTTTTTCGTCATTTGCTGATCAAGACCTACGAAACAGACGAGAACTTCGACGTGATCATCAATCCCGAGAAAGGGGATCTCGAAATATGGCGCAACCGCACGATCGTCGAGGACGGGACGGTCGAGAACCCGAACCAGCAGATCTCGCTTACGGATGCCCGCAAGATCGACTCCACGTACGAAGTGGGCGAGGAGGTGGCCGAGGAGATCAAGCTCGCGGACTTCGGCCGTCGCGCCGTGCTGTCGCTCCGACAGAACCTGGCCTCCCGGATCATGGACCTCGAGAAGGCCAACCTGTTCAACAAGTATACCGAGAAGGTCGGCGAAATCATCACCGGCGAGGTCTATCAGGTGTGGAAGAAGGAGATACTGGTATTGGACGACGACGACAACGAGTTGGTGCTGCCCAAGTCCGAGCAGATTCCGAGCGACTTTTTCCGCAAGGGCGAAAGCGTGAAGGCGATCGTCGCCCGCGTCGAGATGAAGAACAATTCGCCCTACATCGTGCTGTCGCGTACGGCTCCCGAGTTCCTCGAACGGCTGTTCGAGATGGAGGTTCCCGAAATCTACGACGGCCTGATTACGATCAAGAAGATCGTCCGCATACCCGGCGAACGGGCCAAGGTGGCCGTCGAGTCGTACGACGACCGGGTCGATCCGGTCGGCGCCTGCGTGGGCATGAAAGGTTCGCGCATCTACTCGATCGTCAAGGAGCTGCGCAACGAGAATATCGACGTCGTGAACTGGACGTCCAACAGCCAGCTGCTGATCCAGCGGGCGCTGAATCCGGCGAAGATCTCCTCGATCAATCTCAACGAGGAGACCAAGACGGCAGCCGTCTATCTGAAGCCGAACGAGGTGTCGCTGGCGATCGGGAAGGGCGGCCTGAATATCCGTCTGGCCAGCATGCTGACCGGCTACGACATCGACGTGTACCGCGAGCTGGAGGAAGAGGACGTGGCGCTGGACGAGTTCAAGGACGAGATCGACGAGTGGATCATCGATCAGCTCAAGGGAATCGGCTGCGATACGGCCAAGAGCGTGCTGGAGCTTTCGGTAGAGGATTTGGCTAAGCGGACCGATCTGGAGGTCGAGACGGTGCAGGAGGTCGTGAATATCCTCAAGTCGGAGTTCGAATAA